From a region of the Pleuronectes platessa chromosome 22, fPlePla1.1, whole genome shotgun sequence genome:
- the LOC128428952 gene encoding apoptosis facilitator Bcl-2-like protein 14 has protein sequence MANGQVEIHDPFINQQDVTRDEDEDAASSSDTEDMEDTPEFRLLMAYARRRRGNRESPGQNGNGTPQPSKLMICLDTRDDEKPKKKKKGWKRLLRCIQPQTRDEEPQQASNPRDEGLDRCIFRECEPVENKDFDKAAECLTKIADDIPFVPSVIETDSSDDNVERMIGLLLREKGDELNERELKDLSLDKDFFWSYDFFKVIMTTLFSRMGFRTSDPDSPGPQASPKANMALALEATHRLAALETLPSKRINNYGAKYVKENHSSWAQEQGGYEEAFEHDDDDEED, from the exons ATGGCGAACGGCCAGGTAGAAATCCACGACCCCTTCATCAACCAGCAGGACGTCACGCGCGATGAAGACGAGGATGCTGCGTCTTCCTCAGACACCGAGGACATGGAGGACACGCCGGAGTTCCGCCTCCTCATGGCCTACGCCAGGAGGAGGCGAGGGAACAGGGAGTCACCTGGACAGAATGGGAATGGAACCCCCCAACCTTCGAAGCTCATGATCTGTCTTGACACGAGGGATGACGAGAagccgaagaagaagaagaaaggatggAAACGACTTTTGAGATGCATCCAACCTCAGACACGGGATGAGGAACCGCAACAGGCTTCTAATCCGCGTGACGAGGGCTTGGACAGATGTATTTTTAGGGAAT GTGAACCTGTAGAAAACAAGGATTTCGACAAAGCTGCCGAGTGTCTGACGAAGATCGCAGACGATATCCCCTTCGTGCCTTCAGTCATAGAGACGGACTCGTCAGACG ACAACGTGGAGCGGATGATTGGTCTCCTGCTGAGGGAGAAGGGAGACGAGCTGAACGAGAGG GAGCTGAAGGATCTCTCGTTAGACAAAGACTTCTTCTGGAGCTACGACTTCTTCAAGGTGATCATGACGACCCTCTTCAGCCGGATGGGCTTCAGGACCTCGGACCCCGACTCCCCGGGGCCTCAGGCGTCGCCCAAAGCCAACATGGCCTTGGCCTTAGAG GCCACCCATCGCCTGGCAGCGCTGGAGACGCTGCCCAGTAAACGGATAAACAACTACGGAGCCAAATACGTGAAGGAGAATCACTCGTCCTGGGCTCAAGAGCAAGGAGGATAC GAGGAAGCGTTCGAgcacgacgacgacgacgaggAGGATTAG